The following coding sequences lie in one Miscanthus floridulus cultivar M001 chromosome 9, ASM1932011v1, whole genome shotgun sequence genomic window:
- the LOC136483313 gene encoding protein ZINC INDUCED FACILITATOR-LIKE 1-like: protein MGEESPAPAKVYYDGCPGCAMDRKKETQSGVPYKELLFVATTTFASALPITSLFPFLYFMIKDLHVAPREEDIGFYAGFLGAAYMIGRGVASVFWGVAADRVGRKPVLAFSVFSIIVFNTLFGLSVKYWMAIATRFLLGALNGFLAPVKAYSIEVCPPDQQALGISVVSTAWGMGVIIGPAIGGYLAQPVKQYPHLFHENSVFGRFPYLLPCLCISFLATLVLISCVWLPETLHKHKGLERAVEMVEGTTTQESAEPPKKSLLRNWPLMSSIISYCVFSLHDTAYSEIFSLWTVSDRKYGGLSFASKDVGQVLTVAGASLLVYQIFAYRWIDKVLGPINSTRISSALSIPIIAAYPFMTHLSGIRLDVPLYIAAMLKSVFAITRTTGTSLLQNNAVPQEQRGAANGIATTAMSLSKAFAPAGAGILFSWAQKRQHAAFFPGDQMMFLLLNLTEVIGLVLTFKPFLAVPQQYKQ from the exons ATGGGGGAGgagtcgccggcgccggcgaaggTGTACTACGACGGGTGCCCCGGCTGCGCCATGGACCGGAAGAAGGAGACCCAGTCCGGCGTCCCCTACAAGGAGCTGCTCTTCGTCGCCACCACAACCTTCGCCTCCG CTCTGCCAATCACGTCTCTgttccccttcctctacttcatg ATAAAGGACCTGCATGTCGCTCCGAGGGAGGAAGACATTGGATTCTACGCTGGTTTCCTCG GTGCGGCGTATATGATTGGCAGAGGTGTCGCGTCGGTCTTCTGGGGTGTGGCGGCGGATCGTGTTGGTCGAAAGCCTGTCCTCGCGTTCTCTGTCTTTTCGAT CATTGTGTTCAACACTCTGTTTGGACTGAGTGTCAAGTACTGGATGGCTATTGCTACAAGGTTTCTTCTCGGTGCTCTCAACGGCTTCCTTGCACCAGTAAAG GCCTACTCCATTGAAGTTTGCCCACCTGACCAACAGGCTCTGGGTATATCAGTT GTCAGCACAGCATGGGGAATGGGTGTGATAATTGGCCCGGCAATTGGGGGCTATCTAGCACAG CCTGTCAAACAATACCCACATCTGTTTCATGAGAATTCAGTGTTCGGAAG GTTCCCATATTTATTGCCATGTCTATGTATATCATTTTTGGCTACCTTGGTTCTCATAAGCTGTGTATGGCTCCCG GAGACCCTACATAAGCACAAAGGCCTTGAGAGAGCAGTTGAAATGGTAGAAGGTACTACAACTCAAGAAAGTGCAGAGCCACCTAAGAAGAGCTTACTCAGAAACTGGCCACTGATGTCCTCCATTATATCATACTGTGTCTTCTCCCTTCACGACACCGCATATTCTGAG ATATTTTCTCTATGGACCGTGAGTGACAGAAAATATGGCGGGCTTAGCTTTGCATCTAAAGATGTGGGCCAAGTCCTTACGGTCGCAG GTGCCAGTCTTCTAGTATATCAAATATTTGCTTACCGTTGGATCGATAAAGTCCTTGGTCCAATCAATTCAACCCGAATTTCATCG GCACTATCTATACCAATAATTGCTGCTTATCCCTTCATGACACACTTGTCAGGAATAAGACTTGACGTACCTCTATACATCGCAGCAATGCTCAAAAGCGTTTTTGCA ATCACTAGAACTACCGGCACTTCGCTCCTGCAAAACAATGCTGTG CCACAGGAACAAAGGGGCGCTGCAAACGGGATAGCTACAACGGCAATGTCTCTGTCCAAGGCGTTTGCTCCAGCCGGAGCAGGCATCCT GTTCTCATGGGCACAAAAGCGTCAGCATGCCGCATTCTTTCCAG gTGACCAGATGATGTTTCTGCTCCTGAATCTGACAGAGGTCATCGGGCTGGTGCTCACCTTCAAGCCTTTCCTTGCAGTTCCCCAGCAGTACAAACAATGA